CATGCCACCGTCTCCGCCAGGCCCGTCAGGGCGCCATCGAGATCGCTCGGCTCATCCGGCCGCTGGCGCAGGAAGGCATCGATGCGCGCGCGGCGGGCGAGGTACTCGTCGACCTCCGGCTCACTGCCCTCTTGGTAGGCGCCGATGTGGATGAGATCGGCATGCTTGTCATAGGCCGCCAGCAACCCCCGCAGGCGCAGCGCTCGCTCCTCCTGGTCGATGACGGCGAGGCGCGAGAACAGCCGGCTGGTGCTCTTCAGCAGGTCGATCGCCGGGTAGTGGCCGCGTGCCGCCAGCGACGAGGTCAGAACGATGTGGCCGTCGAGAATCGAGCGCACTTCCTCGGCGATCGGATCGTTGAGCTCGTCATCCTCCACCAAGACCGTGTAGAGGGCGGTGACGGAGCCCCGCTCGGCGTTGCCGGTGCGTTCGAGCAGGCGGGGCAGCACGGCGAAGACGGACGGCGGGAAACCGTTGCGAGCCGGCGGCTCGCCGGCGGCCAGACCGGCCTCCCGCTGCGCCCGCGCGAAGCGCGTGACGGAGTCCATCAGGAACAGCACCCGGCGTCCCTGGTCGCGAAAGCTCTCGGCGATGGCGGTGGCCACGTAGGCCGCCTTCAGCCGGATCAGGGACGGTTGGTCGGAGGTCGCCACCACCACCACCGAGCGCGCCAGGCCGTCTTCGCCGAGGGACTCGCGCAGGAAGTCGAGCACCTCGCGACCGCGCTCCCCGACCAGGGCGATGACGTTGATGTCGGCCGCCGTGTTGCGGGCCATCATGGCGAGCAGCGTCGACTTGCCGTGGCCGGCGCCGGCGAAGATGCCGACCCGCTGGCCTTCCCCGAGGGTCAGGCAGGCGTCCACCGCCCGCACTCCGACGCTCAGCGGTCGCTCGATGGCGCGCCGTCGCATCGGCTCCGGAGGCGCACCGTCGACCGCTCGGCCGAGGCCCGCGAGGTCGCGCAAGGGACCGAGATCATCCATCGGCCGGCCGAGGCCGTCGAGCACCCGGCCGAGGAGGCCATCCCCCACCGGCACCCGCAGCGTGCGGCCGTCCGGCGAGACCCGGCTGTCGGGGCCGATGCCCTCCATTTCACCGAGGGCCATCAGATGGACCTCGGAGCCACGAAAGCCGACCACCTCGGCGCTCACCGGCTGAGCTACCCGCGGGGTATGGATGGTGCACAGCTCGCCGAGGCGTACCCCCGGGACGCGCGCCCGGATGAGCAGGCCGGTGACGTCCGTCACCCGCCCGCGGATGTCACATGGCGACAGGCCCGCCAGGCGCTGCTGCCAGGCCCCCAGGTCGACCACCGGCGCCGCCTCCTTCACGCCTCGTCCTCCGGCTGCAGCAGCACCCGGCGGATCGCCGTTGCCTGGGTCTCGAGGGAGGCGTCGATCTGCCCGAACTCGGTTTCGAGGACACAGCCGCCGCGGCTCAAGCCGTCGTCGACGGCGACGCTCAGGACCTCCCAGCGCGGGTGCCGCTCGAGCAGCCGTTGACGCAGCCCGCGGGCGACCTCCGCGTCATCCGGATGAACCGTCATCACCAGCCGGCCAAAGCTGCGATGGGGCAACAGCTCGAGGGTCTCGACGAAGGCCGCCTCGACCAGTGAGGGGTCGATCTCGAGGCTCTGCCGCAGCAGCTTGGCGGCGATTGCCAGGGCCATCTCCACGACCTGCGGTCGGGCCCTTTCGAGCACCTCCCGACGGGCCTCCGACAAACGCCCATAACGCTCCTGCCAGCGCGCCAGGCAGGCCGCGGTGACGCCTTCGACGGCCGCTTCACTGCGCAAGCGGGCCTCCTCTTCGGCAGCCGCCAGAATCGCCACCGCCCGGGTCTCGGCCCGCGCCACGATCTCCTCGGCGCGCCGTTCCGCCGCGAAGATCTCGCCGGCGATGACCCTCGGGGCCGCCGTCGGCGACGCCGTCTCCGCCGGCACGTACTCGGCCTTGATCCAGCGACTCACGACGGACCTCCCGGCAGCTCGCCGATCAGGCCCTGGGCCCGCAAGCGCCCGATCTCCATCGTCAGGGAGCGCTGCCACTGCCGGCCATCGGCCACCACCAGAGTTTGATTGGGCTGCGCCAAGCGCTCTCGGAGACGTCGCCCGAAGACCTGCGGCAGGCGCAGCGCCAGGCGCTGGCCAGCGGCCGCCTCACCGCCCGCCGAAGCTTGCGCGGCGAGGTCTTCGAGGGCGAGCACGAGCGGCACCTCGCGGCCTTCGCGGCCGGCCTCCAGCTCGCGCCGCAACAGGTCGCCCCAGGCTTCCGCTTCGCCTTCGCCAGCGGAGGACTCCCGTCGGGAGGCGTCGCCCATCGTCCCGGGCGAGGCCTTGCCGCCGTCGGCGGCGCGCTGCCGCAGCAGGACGCGCAGGGCCACCGGCAGGGAAAAGACCGCCGCCAGGGCGGCGCGATGACCGAGCCTCGGCAAGCCGGCGGCCAGTCCACGCAGGCCGAAGCGCTCGAGCAGGAGCAGCAGCTCCCCCGCCGGCAGACGATCGAGGTAGCTCCAGGGCCGGGCGGGGTCGATCGCCGCCGGCCAATCCCTCGGATAGGCCAGGGAGCGCTGCAAGCGACGCTGCCACCAAGCCTCGAACCAGGGCGGCGGTGACCCCACCGCCCAGGCTCTCGAGGTGTCGTCGAGGTGCTCCAGCACCGGCCGCCGCAAAGACTCTGGCAATCGATCGAGGGCCCACAGGCGGAGCAGCGGATCGGCCGGCAAGGCATGCGCCAGCCACGAGCTGTCGATGCGCTCCAGGGGCGGGTCGTCGAGGCGGCGGCGCAACGCCTCGAGGGCGCGCCATCGCAGGCCGCCTTCGACCCCTTCGAGAGCGCTCACCCAACCGGCGGACGCCGCGCCCGGGGCCTCCTGCGGCGGCCCTTCGGAGCCGTCCGCCACCGGCCCCAGCCAGTGACCGATGACCTGCGTCAGACCGCGAGCGGTCGCCGCCGACAGGCTCACTCGGCGGCCTCCTCCGGCGTCGCCACCAGACCGGTGCGTTCGACCACCAGCTCGTCGCGCAGCTCACCGATCATGCGACTCTGCCAGAAGACCGCGAACCCGAGTCCGGCGATGATCAAGACCGCCAGCGTAATCAAGCCTTTGAGGGTCGGCAGAGTGCCCTCTTCGACCACCAAGGCCCCCACCTTGACCAGATTACCGTCGCTCAGGGGAAGAGTCCCCGGCGCAGCGATGGAGGCCGGTTTCTGCACCACCGCCACCAGCTCCGGGGTCATCTCCTCCACCGAGTTGGCGACGATCTTCTGGATCTCGACGTTCTGGATCGGCGCCAATCCCTGGGAGGTCGGTTGATACTCGACCACCACCGACGCCTTGGCCTGGCCGGCCGGTCGGCCGGCGAGATCGACCTTCGGCCGCACCAGATGCACGCGGGCGTCGATCACGCCGTCGATGGATTCGAGGGTGTGGGCGATCTCGCCCTGCAGCGCTTCGAGGTAGAGGGCCTGCTCTTCCATCGGCGTCATCACCAGCTTGCTCTTGCCGAAGACGTCCTGGAAACGCCGGTCCTGTACCCGCGGCAGCTTGTACTCGGCGAGCAGGGAGAAGGCGCGTCCGGCGGAGCCGCGGGAGGTGATCACCCGCCAGCGGTTGCCCTCGGCATCGTCGAGCTCCTTGTGGGCCTCGATGCCGTGATGCTGCAGCACCGCCAGAATGCGGGTCGCCTCGTCCTCCGGGATGTCGTGCAGGAGCTCGGCGCTGCAGGCGCCCAGGGCGAGCGCCAGGAAGACGATCGCGAGCCGGCCCAGGGTTGCTCTCCGCATGGCCCTAGATCTGCTGCTGGAAGAGCTGTTTGGCGCCATTGACGACCTCCGAAACGCCCTTCGTGGTGGTTTCGATCTGGAGGGTGATCTTGTGGATCTCGAGCTGCATGCGGAGCAGCTCCTGGGGGCTGTAGGGACGCGCCGACTCGAGCTCACCGAGGAGCTTCTCGAGCTGCACGAAGCTCTCCTCGGCGCCATCGAGGAAGGAGGTGGCAGGGGGCGCCGCCTCGCCGGCGTCGACCTCCGGCGGACGCGACACCAGGGAGCGCTCGCCCCCCGGACCACTGAGCAACAGCGGCCCGCGGCCCGCTCCTTCCGCTCCCCGCTCGGCCGCCGACAGGAAGGCTTCGAAGGTCGGTCCCGGCGGCACCGACCAGGAGCGTTGGCCGCTGGCGGCGCCGGCGGCACCCTGAGCTTCGGCGATGGCTGCGATCGATTTCACCGTCATGGCAACTCCTCCTGCCGCTCTAGACGCGCTGGAACATGCCCTGCTCGAGGCCCGTCTTGAGGGCCACGGCAAAGCGGTGGGAGACATCCGAACGCCCTTCGGAGATGAGCTCCGAGAGCACTGTCAGGGCTTCGCGCCAACGCCGCTGGGCGACCAGCGCCTCGCCCAGGAAGACGCGCAGGGTGCGATCGCCGGGACGCTTCTGGAGGGCCTTGCGGTAGGCCTGCTCGGCGCGCCGGTAGCGGCCGCGGAAGAACTCGAGCTGGCCACCCAGCCAGTGGGTCGCGGCGGCCTCCGGCGCCAGCCCTTCGAGGGCTCGAAGGAGCTCGTCGGCGCGCTCGACGCGGCCGAGCTCGAGATGGGCTTGGCACAACTCTTCCAGCAGGGTGATCAGCTCGCTGCGCTCGATCTCGGGCATGGCACCAACCTTTCCGCTCGTTGCCTCTTCCCTCGAAGGGCCCCGCAAGGCCCGCGGATCCACCGGACGACGGCTGCCCGAAGGCTTAGCCGCTGCGCATGTTGCGCACCGAGTTCTGGGCGGTTTCGTGGCGCGCCTTGATGATGTTCGAGAAGGTGGTGAAGAAGCGCTGCTCGGCCATGATGCGCATCTGGAGCTGGAGGTAGAAGACCATGTCCTCGACCCCACCGGTGGAAGGGTCGGTCATGTGCTGAGAGAAGTCTTCGCCATCGATTTCGAGCGGAACGTCGACGTTGTTGAGGTTCGAGCCCTCGGTCTGGCGAGGAAACTTGAGGTCGGTGGGGACGGTGGTCATCGACATTGGCATCCTCCTGGCTCAGCGGAGCCCGGCTAAGGATTGGGAGGCCCGCAGGCCGTAGAGCTCATCGAGTGCGTCGACGGTGATCCCGGCGACGGCATTGAGGTCGGCCCCGGCGGCAGGCTTGCGCAGGGCGGCCGAGAGGCGCTTGAGGCGGGCCCGGAAGTCGGCCGGTGGGGCGGCCAGCCAGGGGGTCAGGGTGGGAAAGGCTCGCCGATGGAGCTTGGGAAGGTGGTCTCCAGGGGACCGGCTGGGAAGCATGCTGGCCATCCTTTCGGCAGTTCCGGCGCCAACCTTCGGCGCCTCTTCGGGTTGGCATCGAGGCCCGCGGGTGATCCCGTCGGGAGCCCGCGGGCCTCGCGCCAAGACTTGGCTCGAACCCGATCCCGCTCGGGATCAGGCGTGCCCCTCGTTTTCGAGGCGCACGATGCGGGCTCGGATCTCGTCGAGGGCGCCAGGGCCCTTCTCTTCGATCTCCTTGGCCACGGCCACCACCACCATCGCCAGACTGCGCGCCCGATTGGCGTGCGGATCGCGGCCCTCCGGATCGAGGGTCACCGCCCGCTCGAGGAGCGCAGCCGCACTTTCCAGGTCACCCTTCTCGAGAGCGAGCTCGCCGAGGTTGGTGGCTGCCGCGATGTCGTTGGGGTCGAGATCGAGGGCCCTCCGGAGCGAGACCACCGCCTCCTCCTTGTCGCTCATCTGCATCTGCAGGGCGCCCAAACAGGAATGAAGGTAGGCGTTGTCCGGCTCGAGGCCGGCGAGGGTCTGTAACAGAAGGCGTGCACTATCCGGGCGTCCTTGATCGGCCAGCTCGTGCGCATAGAGCGCCATCGCCAGAATCCGATCGCTGTCCAGGCCAATCGCCTCGTGCGGCGTTTGCCCTTCGAGGAAGCCATCGATCGCCTTCCTGAGCTCCGCGTGGACTGCTTCGATCTCGTGGTGTGCCATGGTTTCAAGCCCCAATCAAGCTAAGCGTTCTGCTTCGGGATGTTCTGAGTGATCGCCTGGATCGTCGCGTGCAGCGCCTTGAGGGTGTTCGAGGCCGCCGTCATCGCGTTCTGTCCACGGTTCATCTCAGCCTGGCCGAGGAAGATCTCCTGCATTCCCTCGGGTGTCGAAGGGTCGGCATCGGCGATGCGCTTCAGACCGCTCTCCCAGGCTTCGACGCCGCGGGAGAACAGCACCACCATCGGGTGGTTGCGCAGATCACCCCAGCCACCGGCGGTGGCCGGACGACCGCCTCCGCTGCCCGACGAGCCGGCGGCACCCTCGGCGGATTCGCCGCCTTCGCCGCCTTGCGAGCCCCCGGCCTCTTCGGATCCGGTGAGATCGCCTTCCTCTTGCATCATCTTGTCCTTGAAGAGCTGCAGCAGAGCGTCCACGAACCCGCCCACGCCCTCGGTGAAGTTCTGGACCATCTGCTCGATCTGCCCAAGAATCTCCTCGAGGCCGTTGATCGGGTTGGTGAGGTTGTCCAGGAGTCCCTGGATGTCCTGGCCCGAAAGCCCCTGCGGCGACGGCAACGAGCCGTAGCCGGCGATGTTGTTCTGGCCGGTGAGCTTGTTCAGAACGCCTTGCCCCACCGTCGCCGTCAGGTTGAAGGCCTGTCCGACGCCGGCTATGCGGGTGAAGGTGTCCAGCACGCCACCGAGGCCACTGGCCTTGAGGAAAGCGCTGCCCAGATTGCTCAGTCCGATGGCATTGAAGAGGGCTCCGCCCCCACCACCGAAGACTGCGCCAATCAAGTTGCCAAACATGCTGTGTTCCTCCTTGGTTTCGGCCTCTTCCGGGAGGATTTCCTCCCTTCCGAAGACCCGGTGTTGGTGACTGCCGCTCGCGCTCGATCGAGCGCCAGGTCAGCCACGGACTGTGACGGGACCGGGGGGTCCGCGGAATCGAATGATCCCCGCGGGGAAAGGCGTCCATATCGACCGGTCGCGAAGCTCCGAGGCGGGCTCCGGGTAGCCTGGGCTCCAAGATCGGAGTCGGTCTGGACGGCCGGCATCGGTCCCCAACGCCGGCACAGGACGAGGGTTTGGCTCGTCGTGTCTGTGATTCGAGTTCTGCATGGCTTCGACCTGACGGGACCCTAACCAAGTCATAGATAAATGTCAATAGATTAATGTTATGGAATAAAGAAAAACCTCTCTCTGCTTCGGCTCCCGGCAATACCTACATATATTGACATTGATGAATTCTATTGATATCAATCAATCATCGTTCTCCAAGGGCTCCGGTGAACCGACCGAATCCTGCCCCGATGCAGGGAAGGAAGAAGCCATGAGCACGATCGGGAACCTCCAGCTCGGAGGTCAGAACATCACCATCAACATCAACAACTTCGGGCTCCCGCCGACGCAGGTCGATGCGGCCACCGGACGCCTCGCCCTCGACCTCCTCGATTCCGTCGCCGGCGGCGGCACCGGCAACCTGTTCTCGGCCCACTCGGCCCTGCCGTCGTCGGCGTTCTTGCCACCACCGGCCGTCGGCCTCGCCGGCGCTCCGGCGGGTCGCGGTCTCCAGGTGGCCGACAACGGTGCCATCACCACCGCCGGGGGCTACCGCCTCGAGGCCGAAGGCCGAGGCGCCTCCCTGAAGATCTTCGATCCGCAGGGTGAGCTGGTGGTCAACATCAAGGGCGACCCTCACCTCTACGCCAAGAACGGCGACCAGATGAAGCTCGAGTTCGACTTCACCCGGGACAGCAATCTCAAGCTCGGCGACGGCACCCTGGTCTATCTCGACACCACTTCCCAAACCGGGCGCTCGCTGCTCGAGAACGTCACCGTCGTCAACGGCAGCGACCGAGCGACCATCCAGGGCATCAACACCTCGTCCCCGGAGACCAGTGGAGTCACCTTCGATGGCTACGAGTGGCGCGCCGACCATCTGGCCGAGCACCAGGCGATGGATACCTTCGTGATGGGTGGCTCGAGCGAGAACGTCGACTTCTGGATGGAGCACGACGGCGTCTCCAAGGGTCGCATCGTCGACTCCCATTTCGATCGCGAGCAGAATGCCTATGTCCAGACCCTCGACAGCGGACAGCGCTACTGGGTCGACGCCGGTCTCAAACCGGCCTGGGGATCACCGGCCTGGGGCAATGAGCTGCGCGGCGAGCTCAACGATTTTCTCGCCGAGCTCGGGCTTCCAGAGACCACCCGCGACCTGTTCTCTTCCTATATCCATCTCGATCACGCCATCGCAGAGCTGACGACACCGGCTGGCGGATCGCCCTTCGGCGGCCTCGGCGAGTGGTTCCCCAGCCTGCCCAGCGCCACCCAAGCGGTGCACAGCCTGGCCCACTTCCTGATCGATCTCGGCACCCTCAACCAGGCCCTCGGCGCCGGCCAAGCCGGCACCGTCCTCAACTGAGGAGGAACGATGAGCCAAGCACGATCGCAACGCCACCGCCAGCGTCGAGCCGACGATCGCCCGGTGGGCTTCGACCCGCGGGCCGGGCGCCAGTTCATCCTCGGCCAGCGCACCCTCGGCGAGCTCGAGGGCATCTCGAAGGGAGAGCAGTACGACATCGCCCGAGTCGGCTATGCCCACCTCGAAGACGGTCAGCTCGGCGAAGCCGAGACCGTCTTCGAAGGGCTCCTCGCCCTCGATCCCTACGACGCCTACTTCCTCACCGCCCTGGGGGTCATCGCCCAGCGTCAGGAACGCCTCGAGCGGGCCGACCGCTGTTTCAGTCGGGCCCTCGAGATCAATCCCTTCTCGACCACCGCACTGGCCAACCGTGGTGAGGTGCGGCTGAAGCAGGGCCGCCTGGTCGAGGCCGCCGATGATCTGGTGCGGGCCCTCGAAGAAGACCGCCAGGGCGAACAGCCGAGCACCGTTCGTGCCCGCGCCTTGGTGGCGACGATGCAGTCAGAGATCCGAAACGCCGTCCGCTGAGGGCGACCCTGAGGTATCGAACGATCGCGGGAGGGGCCGCCCCAGGAAGGGCCGCCCAGGTGGGGCCGCCCAGGTGGGGCCGCCCAGCTGGGACCGCCCAGGTGGCTCCTCCCGTTAGCCATAGAAGGAGTATCCATGACCATCGAACCCACCACCGGCACTTCGGTGATCGACGGCGGAAGTAGCGTCGACACCGGAGGCCTCGACCACGCCTCGACCGTCGGCGGCAGCACGCCCGACAGCTCGGTCGTGACGGACACCTACTCGGCCGCCGACGAGGCGACCCTCTTGGCGAGCCTGCCGACGCCCTCTGCTCCGCCCCAGGAAGCCGGTGGCGTCACCGCCGAGGAAGCCGCCGAGCTGGTGCGGCAGAAGTCCGATCCGGCCGACAAGGCGGCGGTGCTCGACGCCGTCCTGACCGCCTCGCAGGACGAGCCGGCCTGGCGCCAAGACGTGCTGCGTCAGCTCGGCGGCGAGGAGATCGGTCGGGCACTGTCCTCCTACAGTGCCGAGCGCCTGACCGCCGATCCGGTTGGCGGACGCGACGTCCGCCGTGCCATCGACCTGCTGTCGGGAGCTGCCGAGGCCCTGCCGCCGGCGGAGCTCGACCGCCTACTCGGCAGCGCCGGCGCCGACACCATCGCCAACATCCTCGACTACGCCACCGACAACCTCGGCCGCATCGACGCTCCCGGCCTGAGCGATCAGCTCGACGGCGTCGCCCGTGCCTTCGGTGCGCTTGCCGACAGCGGAGCCGGCAGCGGTCAGGTGCAGGCGACCCTCGATCGCCTGATGACCGCCGACCGCCCGGTCACTTCACCCTTCCTGGTCGATCGACCGCGCGCCGAAGTCGCCGGCCGGCTGGTCGCCGCCTCCGGCTCCGAGAGCCTCAAGCAGCAGTTCGTCGAGCAATACCTGCCGGCCTACCGTCCGGGTCAGGAGGGCAGCGCCTCGAGCGCCCGCGCCATCGCCGGAGTGCTCGGCTCGATGGCCGACCCGAGTGCCCTGATCGAGCGCATGGCGTCCTATGAATCGCGCTTGCCGGTCACCATGAGCCACCTGCAGGATTCCCTGGCGCTGGCACCGGCGGAGATGCGCTCCTTCCTCCACGACGCCCTGGCGGTGAGCGATGTGCCCGAGTACATCCTCGGCATCGACGGCGTCGTCCAGGGCAACGAATGGGTCAACTTCCAGTCCCAGCGGGCCGACTTTCTAGAGGCCTTCGCCACCTCGCCGGAGGTGCGGGCCGACTTCCGCGCCATGGCATTTTCGGAAGGTGCCCAACGCCTGGCCGCCGACGGTCCCGAGCACTGGCTCGGCCGCCACGAGGTCGAGGACGCACTGGCACGGGCCTTCTCCTCCGATGTCGACCGCTATCTGCAGCAGCTCGGCGGCGAGCGGCCGCCGGACACCATCATCAGCCGCCTGGCCGG
This DNA window, taken from Acidobacteriota bacterium, encodes the following:
- a CDS encoding tetratricopeptide repeat protein codes for the protein MAHHEIEAVHAELRKAIDGFLEGQTPHEAIGLDSDRILAMALYAHELADQGRPDSARLLLQTLAGLEPDNAYLHSCLGALQMQMSDKEEAVVSLRRALDLDPNDIAAATNLGELALEKGDLESAAALLERAVTLDPEGRDPHANRARSLAMVVVAVAKEIEEKGPGALDEIRARIVRLENEGHA
- a CDS encoding tetratricopeptide repeat protein, translated to MPEIERSELITLLEELCQAHLELGRVERADELLRALEGLAPEAAATHWLGGQLEFFRGRYRRAEQAYRKALQKRPGDRTLRVFLGEALVAQRRWREALTVLSELISEGRSDVSHRFAVALKTGLEQGMFQRV
- a CDS encoding FliH/SctL family protein; its protein translation is MSRWIKAEYVPAETASPTAAPRVIAGEIFAAERRAEEIVARAETRAVAILAAAEEEARLRSEAAVEGVTAACLARWQERYGRLSEARREVLERARPQVVEMALAIAAKLLRQSLEIDPSLVEAAFVETLELLPHRSFGRLVMTVHPDDAEVARGLRQRLLERHPRWEVLSVAVDDGLSRGGCVLETEFGQIDASLETQATAIRRVLLQPEDEA
- a CDS encoding tetratricopeptide repeat protein — protein: MSQARSQRHRQRRADDRPVGFDPRAGRQFILGQRTLGELEGISKGEQYDIARVGYAHLEDGQLGEAETVFEGLLALDPYDAYFLTALGVIAQRQERLERADRCFSRALEINPFSTTALANRGEVRLKQGRLVEAADDLVRALEEDRQGEQPSTVRARALVATMQSEIRNAVR
- a CDS encoding DUF1521 domain-containing protein → MSTIGNLQLGGQNITININNFGLPPTQVDAATGRLALDLLDSVAGGGTGNLFSAHSALPSSAFLPPPAVGLAGAPAGRGLQVADNGAITTAGGYRLEAEGRGASLKIFDPQGELVVNIKGDPHLYAKNGDQMKLEFDFTRDSNLKLGDGTLVYLDTTSQTGRSLLENVTVVNGSDRATIQGINTSSPETSGVTFDGYEWRADHLAEHQAMDTFVMGGSSENVDFWMEHDGVSKGRIVDSHFDREQNAYVQTLDSGQRYWVDAGLKPAWGSPAWGNELRGELNDFLAELGLPETTRDLFSSYIHLDHAIAELTTPAGGSPFGGLGEWFPSLPSATQAVHSLAHFLIDLGTLNQALGAGQAGTVLN
- a CDS encoding FliI/YscN family ATPase yields the protein MVDLGAWQQRLAGLSPCDIRGRVTDVTGLLIRARVPGVRLGELCTIHTPRVAQPVSAEVVGFRGSEVHLMALGEMEGIGPDSRVSPDGRTLRVPVGDGLLGRVLDGLGRPMDDLGPLRDLAGLGRAVDGAPPEPMRRRAIERPLSVGVRAVDACLTLGEGQRVGIFAGAGHGKSTLLAMMARNTAADINVIALVGERGREVLDFLRESLGEDGLARSVVVVATSDQPSLIRLKAAYVATAIAESFRDQGRRVLFLMDSVTRFARAQREAGLAAGEPPARNGFPPSVFAVLPRLLERTGNAERGSVTALYTVLVEDDELNDPIAEEVRSILDGHIVLTSSLAARGHYPAIDLLKSTSRLFSRLAVIDQEERALRLRGLLAAYDKHADLIHIGAYQEGSEPEVDEYLARRARIDAFLRQRPDEPSDLDGALTGLAETVA